Genomic window (Rhododendron vialii isolate Sample 1 chromosome 4a, ASM3025357v1):
GATATATTCCTGCTACTCCAGGTTCTTGTCTATGCTAATTCTTCCTGTTTTTATACCAATGAGACAGTGACTTGAGACCAGAACCCTATTGCATGGCTTATGAATAACTTCAGCAGCATATCCAGTTGTAGATTCTTTAAGCCTATGTTTTGATGATGCATTTGTGGAGGGATTAATGGAGGGAAAGTAAATCATGGAGGAAAAGATAATAAGATAATGAAAGTGAAGACTCTAAATtctttgtttcattttcctgtgatCTTGCTTTCCCTAGGTATATCCTTCTACAAATCCATGAACCAAAAACAACCTAAGTTTTCTTTTAAGAGAGTGCACATGTAGCACTATATTCAAGTTTCTGTTTTTTAGTGGTTATGGCATGTGCAGCATGTATAGTTCAATGATAATATTGCCAATTGTCTACCAAGCTCCTCTCGTATGAACTCTTCTTCATCACTTTTGGAAGGCCGTACATGAGTAGTCCACCTAAACTGATGTATGATGTATAACCATTAATCTTTCCTTTTCCATCTTGCGGAGGATTTGATGGAACTGTAAGAGAAGGTCAATCATGTAGGATAAATTTCAGGTTTCCAATTTCCAATAATCTGATTTCTCATCTTTTGCAATTGAATCTTCGTTCAACAATGCTGGTTAATGAAGTGTAGTGTAATGATTGTTTAGGATAGTAAAGCTTTATGAATCTTAAGAACGATGGGAAGCGTGACTTGATTATCTTAGCATATCTATCCATCAAGAGAGTGATGTCAAACAGGATATTCTTAGTGGAATATATGTGATTTTGAAGTCTTGTGTGTGTATTAGGACTAGAAAGgggaacctttaaacattattgTTGTGTATGGAGAACACTGTGGTAAATAAGAACATTTGTTCATTTGGTTGAGAGGATTCTGTTAGGAAGGGAGAATCATGCTTTGAGCAGTAGAGCATCTACGATTTGTTCAAATGAGCATGCAAAAACGGAAATAGCTAGCACATAAATATTGAGTCAGTGGAAATATTGTCTTGAACGTCATGTGTAAGCGTAAGGAATGTAACACATTTCCATGAAGTCATCAGCAAATTGCTAACTTGACATGATTGAAAATGCAAAGACAGAATATGTTAATGAACattccctttttcccaaattGCTGGTCCATATTTCTCTTTTGGAATGTCCCGTACAAATGTTCAGTTCACAATGCTTTACAGATGTTAAATGTTGAATGAATCCCACAATGAGAATCAGGGGGCTATTGGAAACTAAAACCTGTCGACTTGAATTTTAAGTAATTATAAAAGGTGGAATTTCCAACCGTAGTGTCAATTGCTTCGTTGGCATTTGACATCTCATCTCTTACTAAAACGTTATGAaacaaaatttcacaaaaagaTTGTAGTAAGAATATACTAAAGCATTAGATTTGTCATGTTGGCTGGAGTGTAAATTTTATTGCAGATGTCACATTCATGCCAAATTACTACGTGAGCCTTCCAAAACAATTGACATCCATAAATTTGAAGCCAAggatggagatgctctaaaggtTATGGGATGGGAGTGCTGAAGTCTATACTTCAGTAGATTCATACTTCAGATGGTTTATGTTGAAAATACATTTTACATGGATctcaaactgaaaaaaaaattgtcttctttCTCAGTGCACTTCTCCCAAGTAAATCTAGCGAGTTGACTCCATATTTCTCAAACTAGTTATGCTTTGCACTTACTGAAAGCTAGCAATTGGATATTTGATTTGCTTATATTTATTTGTCAGTACTGCACCCCCTCTCCCGGACACTGGGCAGTGGTTGCTGCTAGCATTGAATGAGAAACTTCCTCAAACAGTTGTTGAGATGTTGAGAGCCCATGTCATTGGGCTCCACCATTTCCTGATGTTGTTCATAATGCTGGCATTTTCTGTACTATTCAACTCTGTGAAAGCTCCTGGGCTTGGGCTGGGTGCAAGGTACATGTTCACCATGGCAATTGGGCGCCTTCTTCGGGCAATATCTTTTGTATCCACGATTCTGCCATCAGCTAGGCCATGGTGTGCATCAGCTCGGTTCAGTGTCCCTACATACCCTCATCCATGGGCTCAGAAGTATTATGTTCCTTATGCTTCAGATGCCACTGCTATACGCCAGCTTATTCATCTTGATATAGCTTACGGTACGTGCAgcttatagattaaaaaaaagccTCATCTGGTGTTTGGTCTTCCTATGTGTTGTGGGTTTATATTTTTGCATTTACTGTAAATCTTTAGGTTTGTGTTGCGTTGTGCTCTCTTGTTTGTGTAATTGCTTTCGTTTATCTTTATTCTTCATTTGCGGATAGCATTGTTTGGTTTTCTCATGTTTTGTGATCTTTACCTTTCGCGAAGTCCATTTCCGCCCCTCTCCCTAAAGAAACAGAAGGGGGCAAAGGCAAAGAAGatgctttttactttttttctgcTTCTTGCACAACATTCTTTGCCCAGGAAAATGATTGATTAAATTAATTAGGTGAATCAGATAATGCAAACTTTTGCAATCATCTCAATGTTTTACAGTGTAATTTCTCCTTAAATCGCTTCTTATCTATGGAATCGCTGGTGTTTTGAGGTCGATTTCACCTTTGGTTTTTGTTGGAGTTTTCACCATTGTTATTATGGGGAAATTTATGTATTGTACTTGGTTCTCTTAAGTCCTGCATGATTTCCCGTTTTTAAAGCTGTCCTAAAAGCTGTGAGGCATGTTTAGTtgacatttttcttttctttatccaGAAAAAGTTGCGGAAGTCATTGTTGATAATCGTCCTGATTGGGGATCGATGAGCTTCCTAATTGATTTCCTGCGACCCAATCCTTCTGAAGGAGCGTCATGGTATAATCTTCTAAAAAAAGCTGGAGGGGGCTGCAATGACCTTCTATATAGCGGCCACATGCTTGTTGCAGTACTCACTGCTATGGCTTGGACGGTACATGTGCAAATAAAATTTCCAAACAATGAAGGGCACTGGCCCTGAGTTTCAAACTCGGCTGCTGAGTTATGGTTTTCTTTCTGATTGTAGGAAGCTTACGGAGGCTTTAGCTCAGCTCTTATATGGATTCTGGTTTTGCACAGTGCCCAGAGAGAAGTAAGGGAACGACACCATTACACTGTAGACTGTGTCGTGGCCATCTATGTAGGGATTCTTCTATGGAAGATGACGGGGTTTATCTGGCCAACCAAGAATGTGTCGAGGGATAGAAGGCTAGATAAGCTTGAGAAAATTCAAAGTAGACTAATCCAGGCTGCAAAGGATTCTGATATGGACGAGGTGAGGGAGCTGTTGAAAGAGGTTGAGTTGGCCAGTACGCAAGACAACCAGCAAAGTACGAGTAGGGCTATGTGGTTGTTTTCGGGCGCCACTATTTTCTCCACGCTTACCATAGTTCTTTTGGCCTTCACGTGGACGAGCGATGGGTaatttcgtttttcttttttggctgtGGATCGTGAGATTTGTCTTTACCACGAGTTTAACACGGATATTTGCTGCGGTTTACTAGTATAACTCGAAATGttctgccatttttttttttttaacttctttagtatttttttattttataattcgGTAGTGTTGTTTGTTACTCCATATTTCTTTCCCCTTCAAGGTCCACAAAGTAAGAGAAATGGTAAGAGAATTGTCCCACATTTCTAGACTGCTCTTTCTTGTCAACTGTAAAATTGAGTAATTGGATATCTCCAATTTCCAACATGGTACTATCTATTAATCTGTGAGATTTCTATTTTAAATTGTTAAGCCGAAGATATTTAATGTTTTTGATCATGGTGCAATATAAATTGTAAAGCCCActtttttcttagttttctTTAGCTTCTGTCTATGTCTAATAAAAATATCTAAACATGTTCCGATAATATTTGCTGAAATTTTCTCTAAGTGGGTAATACAGATATGCACATACATAATGTATTTTCTCCCtaggttttttatttgttttcagtAGAAAGAAGACTAACATAAATTAAAAACATAATGGTCCTGGGGTATTTTCGCCCCTACAAGGTGATCATCCTATTTAGCCATATCACATAGTAAGTTTTTATCCCGGTCAATTTGTCAAGTTATTTTTTCATCCCGAACTTTGAATAAGCTGAATTTCACTCCTATTTAGGGGGCTTTTtcgctaaactaaatggactaaaatggaaaaatgcatgttttcatgaatttttagtcaagtcattctcctcacatataTTAATGAAAATATCATTTAgcagaaacaacttgactattgaCTAAACGGTATTTTCGATATTATTGatatttagtaaaaaaaaaatccactatTGAAGACAACTCATTTCCCTTACTAAGTACTATTATTTGCATTTTTAGTGAAAACAAGTGGTATTTTGAcattagtttcaaaaaaaaaaatctagcatgAACACACCTTACCGCAGCAAATGGTAAAATCTATCTAACTAGTTGAGTGGGTTCCGAAATCGTGGAAGCGTTGAAGAACATGTATGCTTTAGGAAGTTCTGAAAAAATTATAATTCTAAATAATATTCATCaatcaaatttacaaaaatgaaatagataaatagagaaagaaatagttGCCTGTGGAATGGTCGAGACACATGATAGCGCTCTCCTAAGGAACGATATACCCCTTCATGCACTGGGTTAAATAGTAGTGCTTCCCCAAGATATATCAaccttcaaattttcttttgtacaATGAGGCAAACTCACGAACCAATAGTTTCCCGACAATCGAAATAGTCAATAAAAGCAACCTATAGAGTTCAAGAAACAGCAGAAGCTTTTATTTTCTGAAGTAAAAGTACTGCTTAGAAGaagaaaaggtaaaatattttttctgtatAAGTAAAACCAAGAGCGAGGAAAGTAAGTACTAGTATTCTGGTGTATTATATATCTTAAGCTACATAGGCATACACGTACATAGTATGTAGAAAACGTTGTTGGACTGTTTTTGACTGTTTTTTCACCATCTCtcttaaaatcaattggtgttagggAGGGACttcaattaagttttttatgacattcgacatcgcactcgcaagtttatttttagagcAGTTACAGGGAGTGACATTATGTGACCAAATCTATGGGGACAATCCGAGCCCAACAATCCTTCTCTCACAAAGACAAACCCgcgactcgaacccatgacttccTGGCTCTGATACGACTTGTCATATTCTAGCTCACCTAGAGTTTATAGAATTGTAGTGTTTCTATCTTTTCTATTAATAACccactaattaattaatatatcAACCAAATCAAGAAACAAAAAGCAGTAAAACGATGAACAATACCGATATTCGTGGAAAACTTCAGAAAGGGTAAAAACCACAGGAGTGAAATCAAAACACTATATGAACCATTGTGCAGTTACAAGTAATCTTATCATACAATTCTGAATCACTCACAAATTGCCCTAAGATGTACTTGCCGAATCCTGGTACACCACACTAAGTGTTTGATCGCCGAACGCCTTGTATCCTCAACCCCTCCAAGACACTTCCAGAAATTCACCGGAAGAACGAACTGAGTTGTTGAATACAAGACAGAGAGACTTCTTGGAGTTGTATTTGTATCTCAAAGATCAATCGATCTTATCCATCCTCCGAGACCCAAAGTAAAAGAACCCCTTTTAAGTGTTTTCTTAGcgttcaaaaatgaaatatCGGGTTGCTCTATATATTTCGGTCTCATAGAAAAACCTAACAAGCCGCATATAATTAGACTGCAGGGAAAAAGGCTGGTTGCTCGGGCACTGTCTAATGCCTTTACTTGAGTTGTTCGAGCAACGTTTCTGATAAACATTTCCTTCCACGAAATCCCTTGATTTCTTGATTCCCTTTCCTTATAAAGCTGTTTTATGCACGAAATTCTCTTCAAAACCTTGATTTCCTTCCACTCCAATTACCTTAATAATCTCTACCTCTCAATTACACAATATCATTGATACACTTCCTAAAATAGACGCtctaaaaaggaaaatcaataagttacaattCAATAATAAATGATACAAATCAATATGAGTTTTTGTCAAGGGATTTGTAAAAAATATAGACCTTAAAAACACtaacattagttttttttttttttttgaaagtccaCTAACATTAGTTTGTTAaagccatccacagtggtataatcaaaagtgtcaattgtttttaaagttaacaatgttggtgcaaaagatggctcacaatgatataatcaaacttagcaacatccttagaaataatcaaattttgggatttagataaccaaaactagcaacttttttcaataatcaaaatttgtggacccCGCACCatataagttaactggttccaaaatttgtgtacacgcgtatttcaactggtattttctcCTCGTCTTCTTTGTctgctctatatctttttcGCTTCACctacaaactgtttctctttcttccctCCAAAAATGAAGTTCATATCTCTCAATCATCTACAGACTATAATTCAACTCATCATCgttggattaaggtatttcacccttcttttccatttctgtttattccttttttgtttctgtttcacTAGCGCTTCATCTTCATCTTGCAAGtaatttgttttccttgttttcttttgattttcttccatttGACTTTAGAATTGTAACTGTTATTCTATCGTTTCGGAAGGAGATGTGCTCAAAAATTTCACtaagagagaagaagaatgggaggGGAAGCTCGGATCCCAccctccccaaaaaaaaaaaaaaaaaataataataataaataat
Coding sequences:
- the LOC131324755 gene encoding protein PHLOEM UNLOADING MODULATOR, yielding MRRWSPPPPPRPGVILKALRGGGLGIAAMAYVGVDYLRYLSPSLHERLQPALWTVLALVAVSRVPFYKHWSAELRSALPFVAAMLFMLSALLFEALSVRFVTAVLGLDWHRTAPPLPDTGQWLLLALNEKLPQTVVEMLRAHVIGLHHFLMLFIMLAFSVLFNSVKAPGLGLGARYMFTMAIGRLLRAISFVSTILPSARPWCASARFSVPTYPHPWAQKYYVPYASDATAIRQLIHLDIAYEKVAEVIVDNRPDWGSMSFLIDFLRPNPSEGASWYNLLKKAGGGCNDLLYSGHMLVAVLTAMAWTEAYGGFSSALIWILVLHSAQREVRERHHYTVDCVVAIYVGILLWKMTGFIWPTKNVSRDRRLDKLEKIQSRLIQAAKDSDMDEVRELLKEVELASTQDNQQSTSRAMWLFSGATIFSTLTIVLLAFTWTSDG